The genomic segment GGCGATGAAGCAGCCAGTCCGGCCAATCCCTGCACTGGACACagccagggaggggacagggaggtcaCAGGAGACTGGGGAACATGGGGGCCAGGCGAGTGGGGAACATGGGAGACAGGTGACCAGGGAACATGGGGGCCAGGCCTCAAACTGCAGAGAAAGTCGTAGGGCGCTCTGTTTGAGGGGTGGGGACATGAGGATGGAGGAAGGCCGCAGTACCTTCTCAGGTTAGAGCTGGCGCTGGAGGAGGTTACATTTCCTACTAGCCTCGCCGTAAACCTTTCCCAGGTCCCCCTCCAGTCCCCGTGGACATTTCGAGGAGCCGTCTTCTGCTTAGCAGCAGGAAACGGTTTCCAGCTATCAGTGCTCACACTGGGCTTGCGGAGCCCCTGTGACCTCCTCCATCACCACAGCTGCGGACACTCAGCCCCCTTTTCCCACCTTGAGTCCTTCCCACAGCTGGCTCTCCACTCTGCTCTGTCTTGctctttatttcaaaatcttctcagccccccccccctttaggAAGACTTGTCTGAACCCTTGATAGAAGCCACTCAGGACTTCCCAGCACATAATGCCTAGGCACCACCTGCAGAGTCCCCTCcgtctgtactttaaaaaaaaaaattttatttatttatttatttatttgtcaaagagagggggagagagagagaggcagagggagaagcaggcttcccgccgagcagggagcccgatgcggggctcgatcccaggaccccgggatcatgacctgagcccaaggcagacgcttactgactgagccccccaggcatcccacctCTGTCTATACTTTTGCCACTATGTTCTTTTTAGGGTATGCACTCCCGAATGGTTTCCTTATTGTAAGCTTGTCCCCTGTGTTACCCTGGACTCCATCCCAATCAGATTCTTATTCTGTAGCCCAAGTATTCCTTTGGCTAAATCCAAGTTTCTTAGCCAGTCCTATGAGGCCTCGGGCCTTCCAGATTTATCTCTtatcactctcctcccctcccccacttgacCTCCAggcccccatccccatcctctAAGTCTACTCCCCGCAATGtgtccatttaaaaatgtcatctaggggtgcctgggtggctcagtcggtgaagcgtttgccttcagctcaggtcatgatcccagggtcctgggatcgagccccatattgggctcagtggggagcctgcttctccctccgcctgccactccccctgcttgtgctcactctctctcattctctatcaaagaaataaataaaatctttaaaaaaaaatgtcatcgaGGGGCCTTTGCACACGCTGTTCTATCTGTCTGGAATGCTTCCCCTTTCTACTCTTGGCTAATTCACCTCTCAGGTTGTTACTTGGTTTAAATGTCCTTTCTCCTGGAAAACTGTCTCTGGCCAAATTCGGAGATGAGCGACTTGGTTCTGTGCCCCCCGACACCGCCATCATAGCCCTCGTCATACTGCGAGCCTGTCAGGGCAGAAGCCAAGCTGTCTCCTTAGCATCTATCACCGTGCCTGACAATAACAGGttttcaataagcatttgttgagtAACCGAGTTTCTCAACAGCAGGGACCATGTTTACCTCCTGCCCCAGCAGACTGGGAAGCTTTCTGATAGTCTTTCCCCTCTCTGGCTTGTGCCTGAATGTCCAGCCCACATAGCCAGGTTCTGCATGAAGGAGAGAATAAGCACAGGGCACTTTGCTGAGTGACCTAGGGATTCCCATCCTGGGAAGAATTGGGCCTGCTTGGTGCTGTCCTTCCTGGACCCATTCCAAGGAAAGACCCAGTGGCAAGGGAAGAGGGGCCTGCGTCAAGGCTGCCGGGGAGGGCGGGGCGCATACCTGCAGTGGACCACGATGGGCCCAGTGTTGGCAGCTGTCTCTGGGCTCTCCTCCACCTCGGCCACCAGGCGCAGCAGGGGCCCAGCCGATTCTGGGGTCTGGTGGTCAGGCCAGGCGGAGAAGAGGACGTGCTTCACTCCCCGGCACTCCTCCTGGTGCTGGCAGAGGGACAAGGCATGAGAACCAgggtcaggggagggggcagtgccAGCCTTCTCTGGGGCCAGAGGAAGTCAAGGGCTAGAATGACTCCATGGCACGGTCAGGGACCCCGAGCAGGCAAGGTCAGCTCTCCCTTCTCCTGCTCATCAGACTCCACAATTCCCTCCTCTGAAATGCTGGCAGGAATGCCGtccagggaggggggaaagacccaagttcaagtcctggctctggcTCTGCCTCTCACCAGCACATGACTTTGGGCAAAGTCCCTTAACCTCATTCTCTTCACTTAGAAAAAGGACACAGTGATATCTTATTGGTTTGCTTCTCTGGTTGCTTGGAGGATAAGGAGTTGGTAGAGAAATGCTTTGAAAGATATCAAATGCTATATGATAATAGAAGGCATCTTAAAGCACTTCACATGTGTTATCATACATCTCTCTGGACTTCCTGGGGCTCCTTCAGCATGACTCCGGGACCCCACCTCTCCTTTCCTGGCCCATTCAGCACAGACGGACGGGCCTTCCCGGCAGCTCCTGCTTGGTTTGTTGGCTCTGCCCTATTAGACCAGGGCAGTACccatgtttctctttcttctgtgccTCAAGCTCTTCTTTTAGATGTGTGTTCAAGAAGGTTTAGATGAGTCAACCCCTGGCTCCCAGTGAAGGTTGGGCCTGAGTTTCAGAGATGCTGGAGGTGGTCTGAGCTCCCTGTACCTGGATGGTGAGCTGCCGCACAGTGTACTCTGGACACTCTTTTGTGTCTTGGATGCGGAGCCGGAACGGTCCGtaggtttcctcttctgtgggcCAGTAGTGGACACATTtctaggagggagggagctgggagtcAGAAGGGGGAAGTGTCTATCAGCCTGAGCAGGGGCCAGCACAGCAGAAAGGGGAGTGGGTCCCCTCCCAATTTCCCACCCCCGCTGGAGGGGCTGCGCACTGCGCTTCACATCTGCTCTGTTTTCTCGGTTGGTGGCTTGGCACCCGGGGCGGGCTCTCCTGAGCTTGGCACGTGCAGGTGAAGTGCGCACCCTATCCTCCATTCTAGCTGTGGATAGCCCCCATGGCATATAGCTCAGAAACTTTTCTAGAAGTGCAAGCTGGGCCTGGCTATAGGTATTGTTAACTCCCAGGGGAGCCCTTAGTCCTGAGCTGCCCTGAGTAGCGGCATGTGTGGTAGGATAAAATGTGGCCCTTTCTGGGTTCACTAAAGACTGTGGCTCCTACCTCCTTGCCCTCTCGGAGCTGAGTGAGCATGACAATGAGTGACACTTTTTCCTGCCACACCATCTCCCAGAAGTCCGACACAGTGTTGGGCATGGGGCCCTGGGTCGCAATGTAGACCTTCTCCTGCCCATCGTAGCCCTGGGGAGGTGGATGCACAAAAGGAAGGGTAGGAAGCAGTGAGTTAGCTCTCTGGGGGAATCCCAGACTCTGTAGGTCCTGGGATCCGGCCAAAGCCACTgaacgcacacacacagacacacacatgcgtgcactgGAAGCCACATGGTAGAGAGGACAGAGGTTCTGGGGGAGGAAcacgtgggttcaaatccctgttCTGCTGCTTACTGGCTATGCCACCGTAAGCAGGTTACCTAGCCTCTGTAAgcctcaactttctcatctgtaaattgggcgTAATATCTAACTTGCAGGAGTATAATACAGATTACATTCCACAAAGCATACGGAAAGGCTAGCACATACCAAATACTTTGTCGGTGTGtgttcccttcctcccctgctgcTTTCTACTagcacaaaataagaaaacagtgtTCAACATTGGTGGAATGAATGTTTCACTTTTATGTATTACTTGTATATATTTAGTAGCAAGATGTAGCACACTCTTGCtgaccccttcctctcccctttaGAATCTCAGCTCCTGAAGATGAGGAAATCCAGACAGACCACCGTTCACCACCGTTCACCAAGTTTCTGCCGCAAACAGATGCGGCCAAGagctctcctttcctctccctgccttAGCTAACAGCTTTCCACCTCTTGGTGCCTCTGACCGCTGCCCTACCCACTTTGCGCCACTAGGGGGCGTTGCTTTTACATCTACTTAGGGCCAGTAGAGATGGGAAGCTGGGGTAGAGAGGCCACCTTGCCTCCCTGGCTCCTATAGTTTGATGTTAAACCATTTCCACCAAGGAGGGGCTGCTTTGGGGAGCACTTAagcctagagagagagaaaagggagacagCTAAGAGCTCCTATTTGTGCGAGCACCTTCCAAGCAGAGCTAAGAGGGATGAGCCTCGGGGGGATATGCGGGAGTGGGTTCAACAATGCAATTTCCTCCCTGTGTAGAAGGTGGGCAGGGATGAAGTGATAGTGTGCATGAAGGAGACTGGCTGGTATCTTCTTCTCAGCTTAACATCTGCTCTGTTTTCTCGGTTGGTGGCTTGGGGCCTATTCAGTGTCTGCCCCAGCTTGGCAGCTGCGATTTGGAGCGGGAACTCACAGCTGGAAGACGTTCTCTGGGGACAGATGTCTTCAAagacagccccccccccgcccctgcacccCCATTCCCTGCAGGGCAGCCTCAGCCAGGCCACTCACTCGGATGTAGTTGGCGTTGATGTAGTCTCCGTCTTCTTGGCTCTGTGCCCGGCCTAGACAGACGCGGCTCTGGGGATCTAGGAAGTAAAAATCAGCAGAGGTCAGAGGTCAAAAGGGGACCAACTAATGTACACGCCAACAAGGTCAGGAAGAGGTGAGTTCCTGTGCTTATCACAGTGTCTCTGGTATAGCAGGTGGCCAGAGACCCACTAAATTTTATATGTGGACAATAGGGAGCCACAGAATGTTTTGGAGCAGTGGAGTGACACTATCAAAGGAATAACTGGGGAAGGTTAACTGGGTGGTGCCGTGTAGGACAGACTATTGAGGAAAGGAAATGGAGCCGCAGGGGCCTAATGGGCTGTGAGTTGAGATATTCTAGCCTTGAGATTGGTAAGGGTGTGGAGCAGGATTGTACCAATGGGAACAGAAAAAGAGATGTCATGGAGAAAGAGTTGGTTTCTGACGGTGAATATGTGAATACGGGATTTGGATGAATGACTTGCCTAAAATCCCACAGTGGGGAAGCAGGACCAGAATTCCGGCTTCATTCCGATACTGGGCGTGTCAGCCTGTCCCTCGAAGGGGGAAGGCTTTCTCCAAATCCAATCCAAGCAGGGACAGAGAACCTAGCCTGCGAGGAAAGGAGACTAGCTCTCCCGGTGCTGGCCTGGTTCTGGACAGAGGGGGATTGCAGGCAGAGGGCGCTCTCCCCTCTCTCGTGGCTGCCGGCTGGTTAGACTTTGGCCAAGAACAAGGgctgctccctccccctcacttCGATGCTGAGTGCTGACCCACCCCTGCGGGCAGAGGGCTGGAACCACAGGAGCTGGTGGTGAGCTAAGGCCTCAAGACTGGGAGTTACTGGAGGTGGGTTGGCCAGACAAGGCTGctctgagtggggggagggagagaatctgtgAGGGTTTCGCGCTTGCCTCTGAAAGGTGGGAGGTGCTGATCCCTGGGTCCCTTGAGCTTGAGGGGTCAACCCCTTACAGCCCCTGGACTCCCATCTCCAAACCTGTCACTGCTCTCTTTTGGATGCCCAGCATCTGAGCTGCTCAAAGCCCTCCCTCCTGGAGCCATCCTGATGGTGCCTTTCCCGCTACGGACCTCTGCTGGGCGTTTCCCACAGCGGAGGAAGAGCACAAAGAagctgtgatcttgggcaagttaggCAACCTTTCTGTGACTCCGCTGCCTCGTTTGTAAAACGGGAGTAATGATAGCATCGCGTCAACTTCATGGGGTCATTTTGAGAAAGGAGTTAACATCAGGGGCTCCCAGCACTGCCTGGCCCAACAGTAAGCATCTGCAAGTACGAGTTGCCGTGTTCTTACTGTGGTTATGGTTCTcgctcctccttcccccagccgGGGCAAGGTATTGGTATTTCTCTGCTGAAAGCAGGTGCCCCGGGTAAGGGAGCTCTTCCCTGGCTGAGGCTGTGTGTCTTGCCTTCTGAACCTGTCCAGCCCCAGGGACAGCACCACCTCCCTTGATGCCTGCCGCGGTTCTTACTTGGCAAGATGGTCTTATATCGGTCCTTGGAGGCGTGGCCAGGAATATCCAGGTCTTCAGGGTTGACAAAGTTCGAGGGGATCTTCTGGCAGAGGGAGGAAATGAGTGAATAGCCACTACCTCTTCCCagccttttcccccttcccccccaccgccccgatCTAGTGGAGCTGGTCCTGGCTGTTTTCTCCTGGCTTTAGTAGGTCTggatggggtggagggcagaAGGGGGAGCAGGGGGTGATTTTCTCCCCTGGCACTGGGGTTCTCGTCGATTCTGAGGGCCCAAAGAAGAGACATACCCGCAGTGCCCAAGATAGTATGGTGCTAGCTGGCTGTCTCTGATTCAGAAGGGGCAGAGTGACTCGGAGGGGACCCCAAGTTCTTACCAAGAATTCCTCTTCCAGCTGCTTGGGGCTGGGTGGCTGGTGCTGCAGGGCCCAGCGGGTGAGGGGGTGTCCAGCTGTGCGCAGAAAGTGTAGGGTGACCTCCCGGGGTGTGTTCACCGAGCAAATGGGTTCCACAGCCCCCAGGGACCGCACATCCAACATCAAAGCAACGTTGGAGCCCCGCCTGCAGCACAGACGACCAGCGCCCAGTGAGCGCCCAGGAGCGCGAGCTGCTCTAGCCATTCTTACTGTTACGGGGTACGTGTGAGGGGGCTGCTCCTTGTCTTCCCCTGGACCCAGAGGCCCGGGAGATTCAAGGGTTCAGGCCCCTGCTATATGGCCTTTTTTTGTCAGTCAGATCAGGGCAGCCTTGAACCTCCAGCTGCCCACCTCTACCCATTCCTTCCAGGCCCCTAAAGCTCAGACCTACATCCGGACCCAAGACAGCCCTGCTCCAGGGGCTGCTCAGCCCAACTTAGGGTTCGGGGAGCAGGCACAAGGTTGACGTGAAACTTTATACCCCAGGCATGCAAATGCCATGCAAATGCCATGCAAATGCCATGCAAATGAACACATTGGGTTTTTCCTTTCCAGATTGGAGTCAACAGCTGAGGGCCCTCTGGACCCAGCTGTCAGAGCTGGAGGGGGCAGATGGAGGGAACCAGGCAGGGTCTCAGGGCTGGGAAGGCCCCCCCTCCCAGGAAAGATCTCACCTCTCCTGCAGCCGCACATGCTTCTTGGCCGGTGCCTTGGTGGGTGGAGGCTGGGTCATGGCTGCCCCCAAAGACCAGGTCAGCAGCTGTGCTCTGGAGCACCCCCCACGGTCCTGGACCAtgctggggtggggtgcagggccCAGGGGAGGCTCACTCAGCCATGAGGTTCACCTGAAAGACAGGGCCCCTCAGCAGCTGACCTCTGGCCTGTCCGACTGGCCAGGGGAAGGCTCCCAAGCCCAGGCCAGCCGCCTGCTTTCCAGCACCTCTGTTTTCACTGGGGTGTCTTCTGCTCTCCGAGCAGGGCTGTCATTGTCACTGAGGGAAGGCCGGGATCCCTACAAGGGGACCCAGGGTGGTAGGCAGGCCAGACAAGGCATAGAGattggtgggggggcaggaaagactccagaaggaggaagagaggggagaagaggctGCCCGAGGCCAGAGTACAGAGGGCTCTCAGCTGGGGCCCAGGTGCAAGAAGGCAAGGGAGGAAACAGAAACGACGTGTTCTGtgtagaagggagagagaaagctcaCAGAAACCACCTCTAGTCCGGGCCTTCTCTGAAATGAGAGGGTTGAGGCCTCTTGCAGCGTGGGAGCCAGTTGGGGACCCTTGTAGACCCCATCCTAACTGCTGGCGGTGCCCGAGTTCATTCTGGCCTCTGGGGTCTCTGTCCAGGGAGGTAGGCTGGTGGGGGGgtgtttccttcctcctctgcccatccccccatctcccGCCTCTGTAACCGTCACAGGAAATGGCCTCACCAAGCCCTTGAGCGGCAGCGCATGGTGAGGCGACAGCTGAGGGCACAAGAGGGGGCATGGAGGTGGTGGGGCCCATGTCCTCTTGGGGGACAGTCCCTATCTTCCAGAGCCAGGTCACAGCTTCCGACGGGTGGGGGCGGTGTGAGAGTCGCTAAGCCCGCAGGGAGGCACAGAGGTGAGGGGACAGAGTGGGCCCCGTGCAGATGTGGGTGGTAGAGAGAAGCTCTCACGAAGCAGGAAGGGGGTGGTTGGCCTTTGCTGTCCTTGCAGCCCCCCTGCGGCTCCCCTGGCCCGTGCCCCTCGGGGATATCAGCTAGGTCAGCGCCCATTCCCCAGTGCAGCCTCACTCACACCCGCCTTGGAGatgccctcccacctccccaaggCTCACACCACCCCAGGACCAcagggcccctcctccccccattcaGGTACTTACTGAAGCAGCTGTGTCCCCCAGGCTGCCTCTTAccagctgtctgtctgtctgttggTCTGTCTTTGAGGGCTGAGGAGGCTTCAGGAAGCcagcttcctccctctgcccctccttgctgCCACCCACGCACACCCCAGCGGCGTGCTGCCCTCCTGCGCCCGCTGCCACCACCAGGGGTCGGGTGCCTCTTGCCTGCGCCCCTCTGGGGGTGGCCTGGCTGTGGCCCAGCACTTTTGCCACGGGCCTAaggccctgctctgtggggatggagagggaggggccgGCCTGTTCCTGACCACCCTGGTTCCCCTAGCTCCCAAACCCCCTTGCTCCCTGGACTGCTTGTCCTCTGGGTATTTGTCACATCCAGTCTCTGCCCGCTTACCAGGCAGAGCTCAGCTGACCCCCAGCTCCATGCTGTCCCACACAGAAACCCCAAGCTGTTCCTGCTCAAGCTGGCCCTGTCCAGAGACTGACTTCTGCCTCAAAGCCCTGGTCCTGGAAACCCTTGTCCCTTCAAGCCTTGCGAGTTCCTGATCAGGTCCAGGTTGTACCTTCTCAAAGCAGAGGTGGGTGCGGacttggggtggggtgagggaagaaggaggcaggaaTCCTTGCTCCACGATGGGGAAGAAAGGCCCAGGCCAGACCAGAAGGGTCATCCCCAGAACTTGAGCCACACCCCAGCTCTCAGCTACCTGTGGTTGGAGATGGACCAGCCAGCCAGGAAGGAGATAGTAGAGACAGCTTGTAGGAGAGTCTGGGGctctctttccctgcccccagcccctccaggcTTCCTCCCAGAATCCTGACATCTATTTAGAAGACTTACAGATAGCGGACAGTCTCTGGCCCTCACACCGGGGGGACTCCCGCGTCTTCTTtgcttctggggtgcctggatgccTGGGGCCTAGAAAGTGGCCCCCGCGTCCAAGActccactgccccccacccctgcctcgcCTCGGCAGGCCCCTTGCTGGCCAGCAGCCCGGCCGGTTCATGCTCGCGGCACAGCTTCTTCTACCTTGTAACATTCCAAACACCCTTCCCTTCCCGGCCCCAACACGCGCAATCCCcgtcctctctcttcctcccacttctCTGATTCAGCTGTCAAATGGTGacagcaaaaaagaaatgatttacaaTAGACACAGGGGGTGCGCACATGGGAGGGGTGTTGGGGAGGGTGCTGGCCTCGGCTGCTGGAccgtgggggaggaggggtgggatggAGACCAGGATGACCCTTTGGAACTCGGGAGGCCTCCCAGTGCCTGTTGTTGCTtctggaagtgggggtgggggaccaggTGCCGGGTCCTTTCTGAACCCCTCCCGGGCCAGCTGGTCCTGGACCCTTCTTCACTCTGGCGAGTGGGTGGTTTCCCTGAAAGGAGGGGCTGGAGTAGTAGTCAGCCTGGTACCCAGAACaggctggaggcaggggcaggatAGCCTGGGAATCCCTGGTAAATCGGTGGGAAGTGACCTGAGGCTGGCTTCTGCCTCAACTGCTCCCCCAAACCTACCAGTATCTCCACGAATGGATCGTGGGGCCCTGGGGATCAaagaagggggcaggaggggatcAGAGAGAGGGCCACCCCCGTGGGGCCAAGCTGTTGATTGTTATCAAGAACAGGAAGCTAGGATAccacaggggtggggaggaggaagcaggcaaaGCCTTCCCCCAACTGGTCCACCAGTGCCTCCAGGTTTCTACCAGGTTTCCAGGGtctgagccccatggtgggccgTGAGCACACCCTCTACCCTCCCAAGGCTGGGCCCAGCAGCAGTTTGAAGAGCGGGAAGCTGAGCTCTTGGGTGAAGAGCAAGGAAGCTGGGAGCCAGGAGATGGGAGAggtagttgggggtgggggtggagacaaTGGCATTAGGCAAGACCCTGAGGATCTCTCAGTTCCCTTTGGGTAtgtttggggttggggggataTAGTCActcctttcctcctgccccttttCTCCCTTCTGCTTTAGAAATGCCTGGACATCCATGGAGGTGTGGGGCTAGAGCTCAGAAGGGGTGAGCGCACCACCCACGAGCCTCGGATGGGACAAGATGCCCTGCAGCAGCTCCTCCCCAGACTGGCCAGGCTGCTGGAATGGGGGAAGGCCCAGGGTTCCCTGGAAGTGACTCCTCTGCCCCCAGAACCTTCCTCATTCCTGGGGTGGAACAGCCCCAGACAGCTCTCAAGCCTTCATCTTTCCAGTAACTGATTTGCCTTCCAGAGCTGGGATTTAGGTTCCGGCCACCCTTGACTCCAAAGAAAGCACAGCAATAGTTGAGAGCCAAAAAGACCCACGTGCAATGAATCTAAACTGTGGcccattagctgtgtgaccctgggtgagTTACTGAATATCCCTGAGGCTCAGTCTCCACATCAGGTTCCTCCCTTCCCAGGTGGAGGATCCTGGCACCTCTCTGATCCATCAAATGGGGCTGGGCCTCTGAAGGGCTCAGGAGCTGTCAGCCGGAGAAgctggccaggggagggggccgggggagTAGTGTCTGGAGGGAGGATCCATGTCTCCTCTCTCCCAGACCCCCTTCCTCCTGACTGCTCCCTTTCTCCAGCTAGTCTGCAGGGACAGAGCTGCCGGGGCACATGCCCCCCTCCTCTCGCCATTCGCCAACCCCAGGGCTGCCAGTCACCACTTGCTGTCCCCAGTGTCAGAAGCCCCTTGGAGGGGCAGCTGTGTCTGGAATTCCCAGAGCTTCTTGCTCCCCGGCAGCACCTGGGGGGCAGGCCGAGCTGCTGCAAGCTCCAGAGTCAAAGCCTGCTACCCTGTAAAATTCCCGACAGGAGGACCTTGGGCCCAGGGCCTGCTGCTGGGGGCCAGGACTCTGGGGTCCTGTGCACTCCACATGTCTTGCTCCCCTCCCTAGCCCTCTTCATTCCTCTCTCAAGCCCTAGGATCGTAGGTCCTCCCCCACACCGCCCCCAAATCCTGGGCCAGCCTAGGCCTGCTTCCGCCCCAGTGTTACAGGCTCCCGCTTGCCCCTGGCTGTGTGGGGGAGACAGAGACGCagtgagctgggagctgggaggccTCATcccaggagaagcagggaggctcTGCAGGAGAGACCCTGGGTGAGTGGGCCAGACTATCGCTGTTGGCGGCGTGGCAGTGATCTGGGCCCGCTGGTGTGAAGTCTGAAGGAAGACGGAGACCCACCGggcctgccccagggccctgcctctgTGCCGGCCATCCCGGAAGCTCATCCCCCACCCGACCCACTTTCCCTGACACCTTTTGGGGACCTGTTGGTGAAGGGGACTTTCCCATACCTCACGCCCCCTGGCCGAAGGACCAGTGATTCAGGCCAGCTCAGCACGTGGGGAGCCAAGGCTGGCCTGCCTGAGATGCAGGAAAGAGCCCCATTCTTTGCCCGCTTGCTGGAACTCAGGTCCCTTGTAGGAGGGACTCCAGGACGGAAGAgagtccctccctctctcccaaggCGAGAGCTTATCTATTGTACAACATGGTCCTTTCTTCCAGGGAccttcctgtccctctccccctccacgaTGTCCCTGGACACCCCCATGTACACGCAGATGCCCACACGTGCACATTCATCCAGATAGGTATGTGCACCCTCACGgctcatgcacacacgcatgcacacagcatgTCCCTCCACACACGTGCCCAGGCCGCCGGCGCACCCATGCACACCCTCACCAATCAGCCGCCTCCAGCCCCTTGCTGCCTTCCCACAGCCTGGTCAGGGGAATCTAGGCCTGCCCCTCCCTGGTGACCTTCCCCAGGGCGtgggaggaagagtgggagaCTTGGCTGTCCGGATCCATCCTACCCCTCTCCCGCCTGGTGATTAGCTTCCCCTGGTGTGGGGGTGCCCAAGGCCTAGCTACAGGCCATGGGAGCGGAGGGGGAGGACCGGAAGGGAGCCGTGTGGGGCAGCTGCGGGGAGAGACCGGGCTGGCTCACATTTGGGAATCAGGATGCCTGGACCTGTCTCttgccctcctctgcctcccgGCTGGCTCTCTCCAGAAGGAATCAGTAAGGTGCTTTGAGACCTCAGGAGGACCCCGGGGGTTCTCTAGGGAGAGGATGTGGGTTTGTCTGTGAGAGTGGTTGCCGGGCAGGAGACACAGCCCTTGTGGTACTTTTTTGCTGAATGGAGAGGCTTGGGCTGGGGAGGCTGGATCTTATCTGTCAGATCCTCTCTAACCCCCTTTCTGGAGCCCCCCCCTTCCATCAGCAAGGCTGGCGGGGGGCCTGGCAGGTGTGCTTTCTATGGCCAGGTGCCTCCTCCTGGACTGTCCACAGAACTAGCTACGGAGTCTATGCTGTCCCCAGCAGGCTCCTCTTTTGTGGGGCCTCTCAGGCGGGGTTTAAGACCCGCCCCCCCTTACCTACAACCATGTCTTGCCACAGCTCTTCGACTTAGATTCTGAATTAGGATGTTTccaccccccttctcccctgTGCTGCTGCTGAGACTCTGCTAGTAAGAGCAGAGTGAGGTGCCCCAGgtgaggtgggatgggggaggggagcaggggaggatgTTTCCCCCACCTCTTGGCCAGACGGGGACCTTGTCCTTTTGTATCAGCTTCCCCAGTTGCTCTCagcacccccactccccccactcccctttgAAAGAACACATgcgtgcatgtacacacacacacacacacacacacacacacacacacgcacacgcagcCTGGAAAATCTGATGAGTCTGCAGTGCTCAGTTTCCAGGCCCCTGTCCAGAGGCCGGGTGGGTGGCTCTGAGGTTTGGGGCTGggtggagtggggga from the Halichoerus grypus chromosome 7, mHalGry1.hap1.1, whole genome shotgun sequence genome contains:
- the PTPN7 gene encoding tyrosine-protein phosphatase non-receptor type 7 isoform X1, with product MVQDRGGCSRAQLLTWSLGAAMTQPPPTKAPAKKHVRLQERRGSNVALMLDVRSLGAVEPICSVNTPREVTLHFLRTAGHPLTRWALQHQPPSPKQLEEEFLKIPSNFVNPEDLDIPGHASKDRYKTILPNPQSRVCLGRAQSQEDGDYINANYIRGYDGQEKVYIATQGPMPNTVSDFWEMVWQEKVSLIVMLTQLREGKEKCVHYWPTEEETYGPFRLRIQDTKECPEYTVRQLTIQHQEECRGVKHVLFSAWPDHQTPESAGPLLRLVAEVEESPETAANTGPIVVHCSAGIGRTGCFIATRIGCQQLKARGEVDILGIVCQLRLDRGGMIQTTEQYQFLHHTLALYAAQLPEEPCP
- the PTPN7 gene encoding tyrosine-protein phosphatase non-receptor type 7 isoform X2, which gives rise to MVQDRGGCSRAQLLTWSLGAAMTQPPPTKAPAKKHVRLQERRGSNVALMLDVRSLGAVEPICSVNTPREVTLHFLRTAGHPLTRWALQHQPPSPKQLEEEFLIPSNFVNPEDLDIPGHASKDRYKTILPNPQSRVCLGRAQSQEDGDYINANYIRGYDGQEKVYIATQGPMPNTVSDFWEMVWQEKVSLIVMLTQLREGKEKCVHYWPTEEETYGPFRLRIQDTKECPEYTVRQLTIQHQEECRGVKHVLFSAWPDHQTPESAGPLLRLVAEVEESPETAANTGPIVVHCSAGIGRTGCFIATRIGCQQLKARGEVDILGIVCQLRLDRGGMIQTTEQYQFLHHTLALYAAQLPEEPCP
- the PTPN7 gene encoding tyrosine-protein phosphatase non-receptor type 7 isoform X3, with product MVQDRGGCSRAQLLTWSLGAAMTQPPPTKAPAKKHVRLQERRGSNVALMLDVRSLGAVEPICSVNTPREVTLHFLRTAGHPLTRWALQHQPPSPKQLEEEFLKIPSNFVNPEDLDIPGHASKDRYKTILPNPQSRVCLGRAQSQEDGDYINANYIRKCVHYWPTEEETYGPFRLRIQDTKECPEYTVRQLTIQHQEECRGVKHVLFSAWPDHQTPESAGPLLRLVAEVEESPETAANTGPIVVHCSAGIGRTGCFIATRIGCQQLKARGEVDILGIVCQLRLDRGGMIQTTEQYQFLHHTLALYAAQLPEEPCP